In the genome of Spirochaeta cellobiosiphila DSM 17781, one region contains:
- a CDS encoding SH3 domain-containing protein — protein sequence MKSKIFVLILVLAIIIDLNCQNTNTIELKLINDAILYPDKGSLTTEDRLLELDAGTIVYGERISYLGNIDNNRCYLAVINYDTKNYKLLSNALVLANTSTLFPNDYLTLDASKDAEIWIPAFNLDIVSGQSKEIVNKYYGKINEYLLSHGRGKYKISSNFVISQISISLSYLTTYHYWIHNIEKKEGGYLATVEATDRLKRYYEQGEYQEDYLLDLPTYRERRTFGLLFVKDNKYMNIYLDDINHPLAEMILVDSDFYYALWEEVYSNFEADISNLNWPTRADGSMDYPIRNPKLLPTFKPTHTLTNDLKMRAKDSIDSAFFATLPKGEEVQLIEKGSTDTIDGITAPWYHVLTSKGYYGWCFGGSVKEVTNDLVYLVPMIIGIVVLLIVIAIIMSKKKNKNFQ from the coding sequence ATGAAAAGTAAAATATTTGTATTAATCCTGGTTTTAGCAATAATAATAGATTTGAACTGTCAGAATACTAATACTATAGAATTAAAATTGATAAATGACGCAATATTGTACCCAGACAAAGGATCTCTTACTACTGAGGATCGCCTGCTTGAATTAGATGCTGGAACCATAGTCTATGGAGAACGTATCTCATACTTAGGTAATATTGATAATAATAGATGTTATCTTGCTGTTATAAATTATGATACAAAGAATTATAAATTGCTTTCAAATGCCTTAGTGTTAGCCAATACAAGTACATTGTTTCCCAATGATTATTTGACTTTAGATGCTTCAAAAGATGCAGAAATCTGGATTCCTGCTTTTAATCTGGATATTGTATCCGGACAGAGTAAAGAAATAGTTAACAAATATTATGGTAAAATTAATGAATATTTATTGAGCCATGGTCGAGGTAAGTACAAGATATCCAGTAATTTTGTAATATCTCAAATTTCTATTTCACTCAGTTATTTAACAACATATCATTATTGGATTCATAATATAGAGAAAAAAGAGGGAGGATACCTTGCTACTGTTGAAGCCACTGACAGGTTAAAAAGATATTATGAGCAAGGTGAATATCAAGAAGACTATCTTTTAGATCTTCCTACATATCGTGAGAGACGTACTTTTGGTTTGTTATTTGTCAAGGATAATAAATACATGAACATATACCTGGATGATATAAATCATCCCCTTGCTGAAATGATACTAGTTGATAGTGATTTTTATTATGCTTTGTGGGAGGAGGTTTATTCAAATTTTGAAGCTGACATTTCCAACCTAAACTGGCCAACAAGAGCTGATGGTTCTATGGACTATCCCATAAGAAACCCTAAATTATTACCTACATTTAAACCTACACATACTTTAACAAATGACTTAAAAATGAGAGCTAAAGATTCCATAGATTCTGCTTTCTTCGCCACTTTGCCGAAGGGAGAAGAAGTCCAGTTAATAGAAAAAGGATCCACGGATACTATCGATGGTATAACAGCTCCTTGGTATCATGTCTTAACAAGTAAAGGTTATTATGGTTGGTGCTTTGGAGGAAGTGTTAAAGAGGTTACTAATGATTTAGTGTATCTCGTTCCTATGATTATAGGTATTGTTGTTTTATTAATTGTAATAGCTATTATAATGAGCAAAAAGAAGAATAAAAACTTTCAGTAA
- the ypfH gene encoding esterase translates to MSLNYIEYPPKDNGEYLVIIAHGVGSNKEDMAPIGKAINQTYPTAHCVVVDGFDAFDSGFGGRQWFSIKNVTEENRTKRITSALPQFVDMIKALQKQLGFSEKQTVLVGFSQGTIMSLETVKAHDGIVAKVLGFSGRYAQLPNEAPKETAIHLFHGEADPVISIQFATQAFERLKSLGAKVSLDTEKAVNHSISQYLFNCAIKRFSEK, encoded by the coding sequence ATGTCATTAAATTACATCGAATATCCACCAAAAGACAATGGGGAATATTTAGTTATTATAGCTCATGGTGTAGGTAGCAATAAGGAAGATATGGCACCCATCGGTAAAGCAATAAATCAAACTTATCCAACAGCTCACTGCGTGGTTGTAGATGGTTTCGATGCCTTTGACAGCGGTTTTGGCGGAAGACAATGGTTTTCCATAAAAAATGTGACTGAAGAAAATCGAACGAAACGCATCACATCTGCTTTACCCCAATTTGTAGATATGATTAAAGCACTACAAAAACAACTGGGGTTTTCAGAAAAACAAACAGTGTTAGTTGGTTTTTCACAAGGCACAATAATGTCCCTCGAAACGGTTAAAGCACATGATGGGATAGTTGCAAAAGTATTAGGGTTCTCCGGTCGCTATGCTCAGCTACCTAATGAAGCCCCCAAAGAAACGGCTATTCATTTATTCCATGGAGAAGCAGATCCTGTTATATCAATTCAGTTTGCCACTCAAGCCTTTGAACGATTAAAAAGTTTAGGTGCAAAAGTGAGTTTGGATACAGAAAAAGCTGTCAATCATAGTATTAGTCAATACTTATTTAATTGTGCCATAAAGCGTTTTTCTGAGAAATAA
- a CDS encoding AraC family transcriptional regulator, with product MALSSSISYADINQREEKSHGSLFLPVACYCVHFPESTIPLHWHDELEFIIVSKGRLQILFGTEKLVLNQGEGIFINANVIHSAEAVPGIRTMILTIVFHPRLIAEANTQSIWKTYINPLINNPQLPVLKLTEEIPWQKSILAGIYQSWEILAYDKFGYELRVRNALSEVILTLIENHQGQSFPECQKDRRNNERLKEILMYIHSHYYEPISLEDIVNVMAMSRSSCLRFFKNTLGMTPLNYVTQYRLMAAAQYLEGTDWLVSEIGYRCGFSDMGYFSGQFKKKFGVTPREYRMAFDR from the coding sequence ATGGCCCTTTCCTCTAGTATAAGTTATGCAGACATTAATCAGCGAGAAGAGAAATCCCATGGTTCTCTTTTCTTACCTGTCGCTTGTTATTGTGTTCATTTTCCCGAATCAACCATTCCTTTACATTGGCATGATGAGCTTGAGTTCATCATTGTCTCCAAAGGGCGATTGCAAATCCTATTCGGAACAGAGAAGCTTGTATTGAATCAAGGAGAAGGGATATTTATCAATGCCAATGTTATTCACAGTGCAGAAGCGGTTCCTGGGATCCGTACTATGATTCTTACTATAGTCTTTCATCCTAGACTCATAGCAGAAGCAAATACTCAGTCGATATGGAAGACCTATATAAATCCTCTCATTAATAATCCTCAGCTCCCGGTTCTCAAATTAACTGAAGAAATCCCCTGGCAGAAGTCCATCCTTGCAGGCATTTATCAATCCTGGGAGATTCTGGCTTATGACAAATTTGGTTACGAACTTAGAGTTCGTAATGCGCTCTCAGAAGTCATCTTAACTCTTATTGAAAATCATCAAGGACAAAGTTTTCCAGAGTGCCAAAAGGATCGACGGAATAATGAACGACTGAAAGAAATTCTGATGTACATACACAGTCATTATTATGAGCCCATCTCCTTAGAGGATATTGTTAATGTAATGGCTATGAGTCGAAGTTCTTGTTTGCGGTTTTTTAAAAACACTCTGGGAATGACACCATTGAACTATGTTACTCAGTATAGACTTATGGCCGCTGCTCAATATCTGGAAGGAACTGATTGGCTTGTCTCTGAAATAGGTTATCGTTGTGGCTTTAGCGACATGGGATATTTCTCTGGACAGTTTAAGAAAAAGTTTGGAGTGACTCCTAGGGAGTATAGGATGGCATTTGATAGGTAA
- a CDS encoding FAD-dependent oxidoreductase: MHLEKRKRWEFLILSIALVSIFSISGCSMKNGDFSFKPGTYTGEGEGHNGPIKVEVTVDDKKITDVKILEHSETDGIADAALSRIPKAVVDTQSIAVDTVSGATMVSNGILDAIKAALLNAGAKDEQLGRDVVKKNEGEIKELQTDIVVIGAGGSGTAAAVTAAEHGAKVIVLEKTAIPGGTTANGGGFFAADSEKARELGQKPLNIDLIFDKYMEEMDWKADANLVKQFLELSTTTADWLQAHGVVFHKMEEAVQQSHTEGTNGYHKYDDFTKTKDQLGAMLDTIKSNNAALILYETPAKELMVEDGIVKGVIAKAHDGTTYKINAKSVIIASGGFVGNSEMVSKALGGPHVKSIGYDTNVGDGINMAVDLGAATRGMEAMVLHTFSVDGANKVTGDFDHPLAKTYATSAIAYTPIIPWLNPGGFRYANEDIVYDRALSTNALVSQGDYAWFLYNESLLNTLEQKGASAAGMNEPIAMGPIHELTPIHSGWPNLTEIVDQMVEAGDVKKADTLDELAKETGMDPVALKETMAKYNSDAKNKKDSQYGKLGQHMYDLSSGPYYAFKIRPNNLCTVGGVRINANLQVVLNDPDQGYTPIKNLYAAGADAGAIYSDHYAHTIEGAAQGWAYNSGRLAGARATENALGGKIDLLAESK, from the coding sequence ATGCATTTGGAAAAAAGGAAACGATGGGAGTTCCTAATATTGAGCATTGCCCTAGTGAGTATCTTCTCAATAAGTGGATGTTCAATGAAAAATGGGGATTTTTCATTCAAACCAGGTACCTACACGGGAGAAGGGGAAGGCCATAATGGTCCCATAAAGGTTGAGGTAACAGTAGATGACAAGAAAATCACTGATGTAAAGATCCTGGAGCATAGTGAAACTGATGGTATAGCGGATGCCGCTCTTAGCAGAATCCCTAAGGCTGTTGTTGATACACAATCTATTGCAGTTGATACAGTCTCAGGGGCTACCATGGTTAGTAATGGTATACTTGATGCCATTAAAGCAGCCTTGCTTAATGCAGGAGCTAAGGATGAACAGTTAGGTAGAGATGTTGTTAAGAAAAACGAAGGGGAAATTAAAGAACTACAGACAGATATTGTGGTCATAGGAGCAGGAGGCTCTGGTACAGCCGCTGCCGTAACAGCTGCAGAACATGGTGCAAAAGTAATTGTCCTGGAGAAGACAGCAATTCCTGGTGGTACTACAGCTAACGGGGGAGGATTCTTTGCCGCTGATAGTGAAAAAGCCCGGGAATTAGGTCAAAAACCTCTTAATATAGATTTGATTTTTGATAAATATATGGAAGAAATGGACTGGAAAGCTGATGCCAATCTCGTTAAACAATTCCTTGAATTATCAACAACTACAGCGGACTGGCTCCAAGCTCATGGCGTTGTATTTCATAAAATGGAAGAAGCAGTACAACAAAGCCATACAGAAGGAACCAATGGTTATCACAAGTATGATGATTTTACCAAGACTAAGGACCAACTGGGGGCCATGCTTGACACAATCAAAAGTAATAATGCAGCTCTGATTCTCTATGAAACTCCCGCAAAGGAACTCATGGTTGAAGATGGTATCGTCAAAGGGGTAATAGCGAAAGCCCACGATGGAACAACCTATAAAATAAATGCGAAGTCAGTAATTATAGCTTCAGGTGGTTTTGTTGGTAACTCTGAGATGGTATCCAAAGCACTAGGCGGCCCCCATGTTAAATCAATCGGTTATGATACCAATGTGGGAGACGGAATCAATATGGCTGTAGACCTTGGGGCAGCAACCAGAGGTATGGAAGCAATGGTTCTTCATACTTTTTCTGTAGACGGAGCCAACAAGGTAACAGGAGACTTTGATCATCCTTTAGCTAAGACCTATGCCACTTCAGCCATAGCCTATACACCTATAATACCCTGGTTAAATCCTGGTGGTTTTAGATACGCCAATGAAGATATTGTATACGATAGAGCCTTAAGTACAAATGCCCTTGTTTCCCAAGGAGACTATGCATGGTTCCTTTATAATGAATCATTATTAAACACTCTTGAACAAAAAGGAGCTAGTGCTGCTGGAATGAATGAACCTATTGCCATGGGACCAATTCATGAGCTGACTCCCATACATAGCGGATGGCCTAACCTGACAGAAATCGTTGATCAAATGGTTGAAGCAGGTGACGTAAAAAAAGCGGATACTCTCGACGAATTGGCAAAAGAAACAGGAATGGATCCTGTGGCTTTAAAAGAGACAATGGCCAAATATAACAGTGATGCGAAGAACAAGAAAGACAGTCAATATGGTAAGCTGGGTCAACATATGTATGATCTAAGCTCAGGCCCCTATTATGCTTTTAAGATAAGACCTAATAACCTTTGTACTGTTGGAGGTGTTAGGATAAACGCCAATCTACAAGTAGTTCTTAATGATCCTGACCAAGGATATACCCCCATTAAGAATCTCTATGCTGCCGGTGCTGATGCAGGTGCTATTTATTCAGATCATTATGCTCACACCATAGAAGGTGCAGCTCAGGGATGGGCCTATAATTCAGGAAGATTAGCAGGAGCAAGGGCAACAGAAAATGCCCTTGGAGGAAAAATTGATCTTCTAGCGGAAAGCAAATAA
- a CDS encoding GNAT family N-acetyltransferase, whose amino-acid sequence MVKVFIEQDIPEVVEIWNENSDFLTSDGKKHSIESFTGWLEGKRHVNHEIYSFFDNQKIIGFCIPKEDPDISWVKMFALSKDHQGKGLGSGYLKTIQRLQKHDIVQCEVKKDNVKALNFFQENGYKEMEYDEEYKEYILQAHLKN is encoded by the coding sequence ATGGTAAAGGTTTTTATTGAACAAGACATACCAGAAGTTGTTGAAATTTGGAATGAAAATTCTGATTTCTTAACATCTGATGGAAAGAAGCATTCGATAGAATCATTCACTGGTTGGCTCGAAGGAAAGCGTCATGTAAATCATGAAATCTATAGTTTTTTTGACAATCAAAAAATTATAGGCTTTTGTATACCCAAAGAAGATCCTGATATTTCTTGGGTAAAAATGTTTGCACTCTCAAAAGATCATCAAGGAAAAGGTCTTGGATCTGGTTATCTGAAAACAATTCAAAGACTTCAAAAACATGATATCGTTCAATGTGAAGTGAAAAAAGATAACGTCAAAGCTCTAAATTTCTTTCAAGAGAATGGTTATAAAGAAATGGAATATGATGAAGAGTATAAAGAATACATTTTGCAGGCACACCTCAAAAATTGA
- a CDS encoding NUDIX domain-containing protein: MKLHPVRTSAKAIILHQNKVLTIKKKHGNDTFYVLPGGGQNLNENLHETLERECLEEVGAEIRIKNLVLVRDYISNNHEFAKEHPNVHQLELMFECEILNLENLHVQTELDEYQIGIEWISVCDLENYKLYPLEIRSKIKEINNDNYSPVYLGDIN; this comes from the coding sequence ATGAAACTACATCCCGTTAGAACTTCTGCTAAAGCTATAATATTACACCAAAATAAAGTATTAACGATAAAAAAGAAGCATGGAAATGATACCTTTTATGTATTACCGGGGGGAGGTCAAAATTTAAATGAGAACCTTCATGAAACACTAGAAAGAGAATGTCTTGAAGAAGTAGGAGCAGAGATCCGAATAAAAAACTTAGTACTAGTACGAGATTACATTTCCAATAACCATGAGTTTGCCAAAGAGCATCCTAATGTACACCAATTAGAGTTAATGTTTGAATGTGAAATATTGAATCTGGAAAATTTACATGTACAAACAGAACTAGATGAATATCAAATTGGAATTGAATGGATCTCAGTTTGTGACTTAGAAAACTATAAATTATATCCCTTAGAAATAAGGTCTAAAATCAAAGAAATAAATAATGATAATTACTCCCCAGTTTATCTTGGAGATATCAACTAA
- a CDS encoding MerR family transcriptional regulator: MKYKPRDIQKILGVSVDTLRFFEGKGLLAPERDSQNNYRYFESTDLNKIMAYKLYRELEFNLEDSLSMVNKGNDFQIEKLKIQEEKIANKLKHYQSIQTRIKELLDDHENAIELNGKYRIVHSPEILIYYNQKNNEFDTSDKVLEANKVWIAHLPYIELSFYIQRDKKGLAGNINFGYALRCSNSVLAEKLKHHSSQRIPSQLCLHTVIQSSSTSPISTGHFSEALKYIEDNGYRLSGDITGWILNEEQKDTEKIQYFECWLPISEIA, translated from the coding sequence ATGAAATATAAACCGCGTGATATACAGAAAATTCTGGGAGTATCAGTTGATACGCTACGATTCTTTGAGGGCAAGGGACTTCTGGCCCCGGAACGAGATAGCCAAAATAATTATCGATATTTTGAATCAACAGATCTCAACAAGATAATGGCCTACAAACTATACAGAGAACTGGAGTTTAACCTTGAGGACTCTCTTAGTATGGTAAATAAGGGTAATGATTTCCAAATAGAAAAGTTGAAAATACAGGAAGAAAAGATTGCTAATAAACTGAAGCACTACCAGAGTATCCAAACCCGTATTAAAGAACTCCTTGATGATCATGAAAACGCCATTGAATTAAACGGAAAATACAGAATTGTGCACAGTCCTGAAATCTTAATTTACTATAACCAGAAAAACAATGAGTTCGATACCAGTGATAAGGTTCTGGAAGCTAATAAGGTTTGGATTGCTCATCTTCCCTATATAGAATTATCCTTTTATATACAGAGGGACAAAAAGGGATTAGCAGGAAACATTAATTTTGGTTATGCCCTAAGATGTTCTAATTCCGTATTAGCTGAAAAACTAAAGCATCATAGCTCTCAGAGAATTCCATCCCAATTATGTCTTCACACGGTAATTCAAAGTTCAAGTACTTCCCCCATATCAACAGGGCATTTTTCCGAAGCTCTTAAATATATTGAGGATAATGGATATAGGCTATCCGGGGATATTACCGGTTGGATACTCAATGAAGAGCAGAAAGACACAGAAAAGATACAATATTTTGAATGCTGGCTTCCTATCTCAGAAATCGCTTGA
- a CDS encoding AMP-binding protein, with translation MSRPDIKKFTLQNVWRVITKLYTTLPVLSYVDETPLSYNDLKDKVEALSAFFQQKGIKPGDKVALLAENGPEWGVCYFAINNIGAIIVPIMTEFSKIDVTNILTHSESSAIAVSSRLKSKVDTGALAKDFQVFSTESFFDLPVPESLDVPEIEEDDTACIIYTSGTTGKSKGVMLSNKNIAWNAWMGLDVPKYNEKQIMVSLLPMAHTYECSLGFLLPILGGGQVFYLKRPPSASILLPALKKVRPHMLLSVPLLIEKIYRQNILPKFKKSKLLSKLHSIPFFRKILNRIAGKQMKKLFGGRMHFFGIGGAGLDPEVELFLREAKFPYCIGYGLTETSPLIAGSNPQNVQYKGVGPLVPGVEVVIDDPNEEGVGEIVVRGPSIMQGYYKEPEMTREVLSEDGWFRTGDLGLIDKKKHLFIKGRLKNVILGPSGENIYPEAIEALINNMDFVEESLVYEEEDKSIVARIHLDYDSISKYFEGLASSASHLAESASHIPKDIGGYLHHVQEEINKQVAKFSRINKVIEQKEPFEKTPKKSIRRFLYTQYKKITGSGDGGSKKDNNK, from the coding sequence ATGAGTAGACCAGATATTAAGAAATTTACTCTTCAGAATGTATGGAGGGTAATTACAAAACTATACACCACACTGCCAGTGCTGTCTTATGTTGATGAGACGCCCTTAAGTTATAATGATCTTAAGGACAAGGTGGAGGCTTTATCTGCTTTCTTTCAGCAAAAAGGCATTAAGCCTGGAGATAAAGTAGCTCTATTGGCCGAGAATGGACCTGAGTGGGGTGTCTGTTATTTCGCTATTAATAACATAGGAGCTATTATTGTTCCTATAATGACAGAATTCTCAAAGATTGACGTGACTAATATTCTGACTCATTCAGAGTCTTCTGCCATTGCTGTAAGTTCCCGGTTAAAATCCAAAGTTGATACAGGAGCCTTAGCCAAGGATTTCCAAGTATTTTCTACAGAAAGTTTTTTTGACTTACCAGTGCCTGAATCACTAGATGTCCCTGAGATCGAAGAAGATGATACAGCCTGTATTATCTATACTTCCGGAACAACAGGTAAATCTAAGGGGGTAATGCTTAGCAATAAGAACATTGCCTGGAATGCTTGGATGGGACTTGATGTTCCCAAGTATAATGAGAAACAGATCATGGTATCCTTGTTACCTATGGCGCATACCTATGAATGTTCCCTGGGATTCCTTCTTCCTATATTAGGAGGTGGTCAGGTTTTTTATCTAAAAAGGCCCCCTTCTGCCTCTATTTTATTACCAGCTCTTAAAAAAGTAAGACCACATATGCTACTAAGTGTGCCTTTGCTGATTGAGAAGATATATCGTCAGAATATCCTCCCCAAATTCAAGAAGAGCAAGCTTCTAAGCAAATTACATTCAATTCCCTTTTTCCGAAAAATTCTTAACCGGATCGCAGGTAAGCAAATGAAAAAGCTCTTTGGCGGTCGTATGCACTTCTTTGGAATTGGAGGAGCAGGATTGGATCCTGAAGTGGAATTATTCCTAAGGGAAGCAAAGTTTCCTTATTGCATTGGCTATGGTTTGACAGAAACCAGTCCTCTTATTGCAGGATCAAATCCTCAGAACGTTCAATATAAGGGAGTAGGTCCTTTAGTTCCGGGAGTGGAAGTCGTTATCGATGATCCTAATGAAGAGGGTGTCGGTGAGATCGTTGTTCGAGGACCCAGTATCATGCAAGGTTATTATAAAGAACCGGAGATGACCAGAGAAGTTCTCAGTGAGGATGGCTGGTTCCGAACAGGAGACCTCGGTCTTATCGATAAGAAGAAGCACTTATTCATTAAGGGCAGACTCAAGAATGTGATTCTTGGACCTAGTGGAGAGAATATTTATCCTGAAGCTATCGAAGCCCTTATTAATAATATGGACTTTGTAGAAGAATCCCTAGTGTATGAAGAAGAGGATAAATCTATTGTGGCCCGTATTCACTTGGATTATGACTCTATATCCAAATACTTTGAAGGACTGGCTTCCAGTGCTTCACATCTAGCAGAATCAGCAAGCCACATTCCCAAAGATATCGGGGGATACCTTCATCACGTACAGGAAGAGATCAATAAACAGGTGGCTAAGTTTAGTCGAATCAATAAAGTAATTGAACAAAAAGAACCTTTTGAAAAAACGCCGAAGAAATCGATTCGTCGATTCCTTTATACCCAGTATAAAAAGATTACTGGTAGTGGTGATGGTGGTTCAAAGAAAGATAATAATAAATAA
- a CDS encoding YczE/YyaS/YitT family protein produces MKLFNKDFTRRFLLMLLGIVGMGVFLSFLIEVNFGLDTSTFLNMALSEKFHISFGLCMILVNLVLFIPQLIFGRKLINIGTILNMTLIGNISDLCRHLWALYLPGQIFIDPAYRTTVFVLALIPFLISVALYMNANLGQVPYDAAPTLLTKALKLPFPVVRICWDFTAIIIGLLLGRALTVGTVIMALSIGPSVTLIGKLLDPRSKNKAHNPPIHLPRENKDLLVDRRNEG; encoded by the coding sequence ATGAAATTATTCAATAAAGATTTTACAAGACGGTTTCTGTTGATGTTGTTAGGGATCGTTGGTATGGGTGTATTTTTGTCTTTTCTAATTGAAGTGAATTTTGGTTTGGATACTTCCACCTTTCTAAATATGGCACTTTCCGAAAAGTTCCACATTAGTTTTGGCCTTTGCATGATATTGGTTAATCTTGTTCTCTTCATTCCCCAACTGATATTTGGCCGTAAGCTTATCAATATTGGTACCATTTTAAATATGACACTTATCGGTAATATAAGTGATCTGTGCCGTCACCTATGGGCCCTCTATCTTCCAGGGCAAATCTTTATAGATCCCGCTTATCGAACAACGGTCTTTGTCCTGGCTTTGATTCCTTTTCTTATTTCTGTGGCCTTGTATATGAATGCAAATCTAGGACAAGTACCCTATGATGCAGCACCTACCCTTCTTACTAAGGCATTAAAGCTTCCCTTCCCTGTTGTCAGAATCTGTTGGGACTTCACTGCCATCATCATTGGGCTTCTATTGGGACGGGCCTTAACGGTGGGAACTGTAATAATGGCCCTAAGCATTGGTCCCAGTGTAACTCTTATTGGAAAATTATTAGATCCCAGGTCAAAGAACAAAGCCCATAATCCCCCTATACATCTTCCTAGAGAAAACAAAGATCTTTTAGTTGACAGAAGGAATGAGGGCTAG
- a CDS encoding FKBP-type peptidyl-prolyl cis-trans isomerase, whose translation MKIADKAVAYLEFELKSETGEVLDSSSDHGPIAYIHGMGNLVPGLEKALEDKSAGDKIDIKLEPKEGYGIYNEELVQDVPKDYLKEIPDLAVGMELEGETEEGIQIVYVKEIGEDTITIDGNHPLAGKTLEFHVEVVSVREATSEEIEHGHVHGEHGHHH comes from the coding sequence ATGAAAATTGCTGATAAAGCAGTCGCGTATTTGGAGTTTGAATTAAAAAGTGAAACAGGTGAGGTTCTTGATTCCAGTTCAGATCATGGCCCCATCGCCTACATACATGGAATGGGGAATTTGGTTCCTGGCTTAGAAAAAGCCTTAGAAGACAAGTCCGCAGGTGACAAAATTGATATCAAGCTTGAACCTAAAGAAGGTTATGGTATCTATAATGAAGAACTTGTTCAGGATGTCCCCAAGGATTACCTGAAGGAAATTCCTGATTTGGCAGTTGGGATGGAGCTGGAAGGAGAAACCGAAGAGGGGATCCAGATTGTTTATGTTAAAGAGATTGGAGAGGATACAATAACCATTGATGGGAACCATCCCCTTGCTGGTAAAACTCTAGAGTTCCATGTAGAGGTTGTTTCTGTTAGAGAAGCAACTAGCGAAGAAATCGAACATGGCCATGTTCATGGGGAACATGGACACCATCACTAA